CCTTGATGTGGCTGAGAATTTTTTCAGCTTCGACCAAACCGGATATCCTGTCAAAGGGTAGATCAATCTGGGTCACATCTCCGGTGATGATGGCTTTGGATCCAAAACCAAGGCGTGTCAGAAACATTTTCATCTGTTCCGAGGTTGTATTTTGAGCCTCGTCCAGAATGACAAAGGAGTCATTCAGTGTTCTTCCCCTCATGAAAGCCAACGGGGCAACCTCAATAATTCCCCTGTTGATCAGATTTGTTGCTTTTTCTGAATCCATCATATCGAAGAGGGCGTCATAAAGGGGGCGAAGGTAAGGATTGACTTTTTCGGAAAGGTCACCGGGCAAGAATCCCAGTTTTTCACCCGCTTCTACGGCGGGCCGGGTCAAAACGATACGGCTGAATTCCTTTGCAAGCAGACAGGATATGGCAACGGCCATGGCCAGATAAGTCTTCCCCGTACCTGCAGGCCCGATGGAAAAAACCATGTCATGATTTCTGATGGCCTCAATATAACGTTTCTGGTTGATTGTTTTGGGTGTGATCAGCTTTTTTTTGGCCGAAATAAAAACCGTGTCCAGGAATATTTTTTTCAGGTCGACGGAATGATCCCTCTTCAGGATACGATGTGCGTAATTGATATCCGTGGGGTGGACAGGATATCCATTTTGGATCATGAGATAAAGTTGCCGCAACAAGGACGAAGACATTCTGACCGAGTCGCCAT
This Deltaproteobacteria bacterium DNA region includes the following protein-coding sequences:
- a CDS encoding PhoH family protein — translated: MNGPGSTASETIGFDNNHDLKLLLGEHDGNIKLIEKLSHAKIAIRGNQALIQGDGDSVRMSSSLLRQLYLMIQNGYPVHPTDINYAHRILKRDHSVDLKKIFLDTVFISAKKKLITPKTINQKRYIEAIRNHDMVFSIGPAGTGKTYLAMAVAISCLLAKEFSRIVLTRPAVEAGEKLGFLPGDLSEKVNPYLRPLYDALFDMMDSEKATNLINRGIIEVAPLAFMRGRTLNDSFVILDEAQNTTSEQMKMFLTRLGFGSKAIITGDVTQIDLPFDRISGLVEAEKILSHIKEIKFIHFSDQDIVRHPLVQEVIRAYNHLDQSRRA